In the Hordeum vulgare subsp. vulgare chromosome 7H, MorexV3_pseudomolecules_assembly, whole genome shotgun sequence genome, one interval contains:
- the LOC123413251 gene encoding serine/arginine-rich splicing factor 1-like, protein GGGKGGGGGGGGGGGRSGGGGGGAGMMKAPGGDGAYISRPGFESNPQGFFQGLHGAGGK, encoded by the exons ggcgggggaaagggcggtggaggtggaggtggcggaggaggcggcaggagcggcggagggggaggaggagc cggcatgaTGAAGGCGCCCGGAGGCGACGGCGCCTATATCTCCCGCCCAGGGTTCGAGTCCAACCCGCAGGGCTTCTTCCAGGGTCTCCACGGCGCCGGAGGCAAGTAG